TGCTTGGAAACCAGGTTCGTTTTCGATAAGACCTGCGCGGTTTTTAAAACGGTTTTCAAATACAGGGCGACCTTCGTCTGTTACAGAAATGTTGTTACAAACGATGTAGCCAGGTTGTCCTTTAAATTCTCCAACAGCGTCTAATACGTCATATTGAAGTGTGGATTCTACAGATTCTTCAGTATTTTCTTTATAAAACATATCTTTTTCGTTATTTTTTGCAGTGAAATGAGCTTGTTCTAGAGGTGTTTCGTATGAAATAATAGCCTTCATTTTAATGCCCCCTTTATAGTTTTGTCTCTATTATATCAACTCTTGTGAAAAACTTCGAAGATTATATACATAAAGATAGTCCTTTTTCAAATAATAAATGTACCATCATTTGGAAAGAAGGCCGATGTATGAAGAAAGCAAAGTGGACTTTATTAGGCGGGGTAGCAACGTTTGTAGTAGCAATTGTACTCTATAAACTTATTGTGTTAACTGGTGGCTATATGATGGATGAAAAGCAGCTTGTTTTCCACTCTTCATCACGTATCGTTGACCAGAAAGGAAAAGAAATTACGAAATTATATGTAGAAAATAGAGAGCTCGTGCCAATCGAAGAAATTCCAAAGTACGTACAGCAAGCATTTATTGCTGTGGAAGATTCTCGTTTTTATGAGCATCAAGGAATTGATTACCCTTCTATATTTCGGGCGCTTTATAAAGACGCTTTAGCTGGAGAGAAGGTAGAAGGTGGTAGTACGATTACGCAGCAACTAGCTAAA
This Bacillus mycoides DNA region includes the following protein-coding sequences:
- the hmoB gene encoding heme-degrading monooxygenase HmoB — encoded protein: MKAIISYETPLEQAHFTAKNNEKDMFYKENTEESVESTLQYDVLDAVGEFKGQPGYIVCNNISVTDEGRPVFENRFKNRAGLIENEPGFQAIRVLRPLSNDTYVILTMWETEQNFKDWTESRSFENAHKKRPAQAEGQGQTQAHPHAEQQKSIFSRPSFVTTFDVLV